One genomic region from Salvelinus fontinalis isolate EN_2023a chromosome 18, ASM2944872v1, whole genome shotgun sequence encodes:
- the LOC129814936 gene encoding caM kinase-like vesicle-associated protein, with protein sequence MPFGCLTLGENKDYNNPSEVTDKYDLGQIVKSEEFCEIFRAKDKNTLKMFTCKKFLKKDGRKVRKAAKNEILILNMVKHHNILQLVDVFETRKEYFLFLELATGREVFDWILDQGYYSEKDTSNVVRQVLEAVAYLHSQRIVHRNLKLENLVYFNRLKHSKIVISDFHLAKLESGLIKDPCGTPEYLAPEVVGRQRYGRPVDCWAIGVIMYILLSGNPPFYDETEDEDYDNHDKNLFRKILSGDYEFDSPYWDDISDSAKSLVSCLMEVEQDQRLTAQEAINHEWISGNAASNKNIRDGVCGQIEKNFAKAKWKKAVRVTTLMKRLRAPEQSDSGASSPVPGATAGPVTPSNTPVPPADGSEGTPASTEASLTLQVPNSQKAPAIITPGSPSQLQPSPAPEEPEAEPLERCNGDSAAPLQTPPQTQEDQNG encoded by the exons ATGCCATTTGGCTGTTTGACACTCGGGGAGAATAAGGATTACAACAATCCCTCAGAGGTGACCGATAAATATGACCTTGGACAAATTGTCAAATC GGAGGAGTTCTGTGAGATCTTCAGAGCGAAGGATAAGAACACACTCAAAATGTTCACCTGTAAAAAGTTCTTGAAAAAGGACGGGAGGAAAGTGAGGAAAGCTGCCAAGAATGAGATTCTAATCTTGAATAT GGTAAAACATCATAACATCCTCCAGCTGGTTGATGTCTTTGAAACTAGAAAGGAGTACTTCCTCTTCCTGGAGCT AGCTACAGGCAGAGAGGTCTTTGACTGGATCTTAGACCAAGGCTACTACTCAGAGAAGGACACCAGCAACGTTGTCAGACAGGTGTTGGAAGCCGTGGCCTATTTGCACTCCCAGAGAATCGTCCACAGGAACCTCAAG CTGGAGAACTTGGTGTACTTCAACCGCCTGAAGCACTCCAAAATAGTGATCAGTGACTTCCACCTGGCCAAGCTGGAGAGCGGACTCATCAAGGACCCCTGTGGAACCCCAGAGTACCTTG CTCCTGAGGTGGTGGGTCGTCAGAGGTACGGAAGGCCAGTGGATTGCTGGGCCATCGGGGTCATCATGTATATTCT ACTGTCAGGAAACCCCCCTTTCTATGACGAAACGGAAGATGAAGACTATGATAATCACGACAAAAACCTTTTCCGCAAGATTCTGTCGGGAGACTATGAGTTTGACTCACCGTACTGGGATGATATATCTGACTCAG CGAAAAGCCTGGTGTCATGTCTGATGGAAGTGGAGCAGGATCAAAGACTGACTGCACAGGAGGCCATCAACCATGAATG GATTTCTGGGAATGCAGCCTCCAACAAGAAtatcagggatggagtgtgtGGGCAAATTGAAAAGAACTTTGCCAAAGCCAAGTGGAAG AAAGCTGTAAGGGTCACAACCCTGATGAAGAGGCTTCGCGCTCCAGAACAGAGTGACTCCGGTGCCTCCAGCCCAGTTCCAGGGGCCACTGCTGGCCCTGTCACCCCGAGCAACACTCCAGTACCCCCAGCTGATGGGTCTGAGGGCACCCCTGCCAGCACAGAGGCCTCACTCACCCTCCAGGTTCCCAATTCACAGAAGGCACCCGCCATCATCACTCCTGGTTCCCCCTCCCAgctccagcccagcccagctcctGAGGAGCCAGAGGCTGAGCCCCTGGAACGGTGTAACGGGGACTCAGCAGCACCACTCCAAACACCCCCACAAACACAGGAGGATCAGAATGGCTAG